DNA from Pseudobdellovibrionaceae bacterium:
GTCGATCTTCTCGATTCTCGAAACCGCGCAGAAGAAGGGGATCATCCGTCAGGATTTGCACATCCCGACGTATTTCATGACCATGGTCCACGCGATCGACACCTACTACTTATTCATTCAAACCAAAAGCGCGTCCGCCGATATGTGCATGCAGCTTCCGCAAGAGAAGGAAGCTTACATCCGGCAGAACGTTATTATGTTCATCGAGGGAGTCTTGAAATGAAGTCGAAACTGAAGGCCGTTCTGCAACCGGAGTTGTGGTTGATCCCTCTGGCGGCGCTGGTTTGTGTGGACGCGCAAGCGCAAGGTGCGAAGGTTACCCCGGTGAAGCCAACCGCGATTCGTAAAGACGCGGGCCCGACGATCGACTTGTCCGCCTTCCTCGAACAGGTCGGGCAGCGCAACGGGAACTTCCGCGCGTTGCAATCCTCGCGTGAGGCGGCGGTCGCCCGTCGCCTGCAAGGTGACCTGGAACTTTCGCCGGTTTTCACCGCGAACGCGCAAGCCGTGGACGATAAACGTCCGCAAATTTTCGGCCCCGCGTTTTCACTGACCGGAACGAAAAACCAAGAGGTCTCGCTCGGTCTTTCGAAGAAATTCTCGACGGGAACCCAAGCGTCGTTGACCGGCAGCGTTTCCGAAACCACGACGACCCTCGCGATGGCGGGCGCGCCCGAAAGCAGCACGACCAATGCGATCGGCGGACTGGGGCTTTCGGTTTCGCAAAGCTTGTGGAAGGACTTCTTCGGGACTTCGACCGACCTGCGCCGCGAGCGTGAGTCGTTAATCGAGAAGGCCGAAACCCAAGGCCTGGATCTGCAAACACGCCAAGTGCTGATCGAAGCCGAAGGCGCGTTTTGGGATCACCTCTACTTGAAAGAAGAAATCCGTCAGCGCGAAGACTCCCTCGCGCGCGCCAAAAGAATCGAGACCTGGGTGCGCAACCGCGCTTCGAACGGGATCGGGGACCGCGCCGACGTTTTGAACGCGCAGGGCCTGGTCGCCGGCCGTGAGCTGCAACTGCTGAATAGCGAAGACGAACTGCGCGCCTCGGAAGAGAAGATTCGCGACCTGCTCGAAATGGGCGCGGCCGAGCCGCTGCCGAATCTCGCGGGAAATCTTGAGGGCGCGCGCTCGCCGCAAGCCTTCATCGACGGCGCGATCCGCGCGCGTGGAGAAACGGCCGACAGTGCCGCGCAAGTGGTGCGCTTGGACGCTTACCTGTCGGTTCTGGAAGCGAGGACCAAAGCGGTCGTCGCGCGCGAGGTCGCCGAAGGCGTGAAACCCGACTTGGTTTTGCAAGGGATGTATAAGACCAATTCCGTGGAGGACGGCATGAGTGCCGCGTTCAGCGGCGTGACCGATCCCGCGAAACCGACCACCATGGTCGGCGTGAAGTTCACCTACCTTTTGGACGGGGGCGTGAAAGATGCGGCCCGCAATTCCGCGAAAATGGAATCATTGGCGGCGGAGCAGCGTCAAAGCCGCAAGCTGATGGAAAGTCAGACCTCTTGGGAAGAGCTGCAGCGCCGTCACGCGGAGCTCACCAAGAAGATCGATGCGGCGGCGAAATCGAGCACGATCCAAACGCAAAAAGCCGACGCCGAACGCGATCGTTTGGCGAAGGGACGCACGATCACGTCCACGGTGATCCTGGCCGAACAAGACGCGGCCGAATCCCAGCTGTCGCTGGCGAAAATGCGCGCCGAGCAGCGCAAACTGGAATCGCAAGGAAGACTTTTTATCCAAATTTCCGAACAGCTTTCGGAGGCTAAATAATGAATCTCGCATCACTCTCCATCAAACGACCGATCTTCATCACGTGTATCGTGAGTCTGATGCTGATCCTGGGGTTCTTCTCGCTGAAGAAGATGCCCGTCGATCTGTTTCCGGACGTGACGTTCCCGATCGTTTTCGTCCAGACCATCTATCCCGGTGCGTCCCCTGTCGACGTTGAAAAACTGATCGTGAAGCCCATCGAAGACGAACTCGGTTCGCTGTCGGGTCTGAAGACTTTGACTTCGACCGCGGCCGAGTCGGTGGGTTACGTCATCCTTGAGTTTCAGCTCGGGACCGACGTCAAAGACGCCGAACAACAGGTGCGTCAGCGACTGGGGAATATCCAGCGGACTCTTCCGGCCGATATGGAAACGCCGATCGTGCGTCGTTTCGATCCCGCGGATCAAGCGATCATCCGTTTGGCCGTCATCAGCGAGATGCCGCCCGCCGAACTTTTCGATATGGTGGATGAACTCGTCAAACCGCAGTTCGAGACCATCGATGGCGTCGGTCAAGTCGACATCATCGGGGGCCGTAAGCGCGAGATCCAGGTCCTCGTCGACAAAAAGAAAGTTGAAGACCGTCGTTTGTCGCTGTCGCAGATCGCGGACAAGATCCGCGCGACTTCGAAGGACGTTCCCGTCGGGAAACTGGACTCGGGCAAGTCCGAGATGTCCTACCGCGCCAGCGGTGAATTCGAGTCCATCGGTTCGATCAATAACGTGAACGTCAGCTTTTTCGGTTCGGACGTCTCGACGCCGCTGTCGCAAGTCGCGCGGGTCGTCGAGGGCCTGGAAGAAGAGACGGCGTTTTCGACCTTGATGACCCGTGGCGGGAATTTCGAAAGAAAACCCGCGATCTTTCTGGACGTCTTTAAACAGTCCGGCGGGAACTCGGTGGCCGTCGTCGATCAGGTCTTGTCCCGTCTGGGCAAGGTGAACGAGACCCTCGCGGCCAAGGGAATTTCCGCGAAAATTGAACGCGTCCGCGACACGGCGGGACCCATCCGGCTGAACATCTTTGACGTCACCGAATCCATCGTGATCGGGATCATCCTTTGCGTCGTCGTCGTTTTGTTCTTCCTGGGTTCGTTCCGTTCGACGTTCATCACGGGGATGGCGCTGCCGAACTCGCTGTTGGGCGGTTTCGTCCTGATGTACGCGATGGGCTTTTCGATCAATATCATGTCGCTGCTCGCGCTGTCGCTGGCGGTCGGTCTATTGATCGATGACGCGATCGTCGTGCGGGAAAACATCTTCCGTCACTTGGAAATGGGGAAAAGCCCGAAGGATGCGGCCCTCGAAGGGACGTCCGAAGTGGCGCTCGCCGTCGTCGCCACGACCCTCGTCGTGATCGCGGTCTTCGGGCCGATCGCGTTCTTGGATGGAATCATCGGCCAGTTTTTCCGACAGTTCGGATTGACGGTCTGTTTTACCATGTTGATTTCGCTGTTCGATGCGTTCACGGTCGCGCCGATGCTGTCGGCTTACATGGCCGCGCCCGTTCACGGCGAGAAGAAGGGGTTCTGGAACAGCATCTTCAAGAAATTTGACGCTTTCCAGACGAAGCTGGAAAACGTGTACGTCGTGATCCTGAAGTGGGTCATGCGTTACCGCATGGTCACCCTGGGCGGCGCGGTCGTGATCTTCGTCGCGTCCATGTCGCTGGTCGCGTTCATCCCGAAAACCTTCTTGCCCGCAGGGGATAACGGAGAGTTCGCCGTGATGGTGGAGCTGCCGGTGGGGTCGTCGATGTCGCAAACCAAAGAAACCGTCAAAGCGGTCGAAGACAGACTCAAGGAGCTGTCCGAGATCGAGCTGATGGCGACCGTCGTCGGCTCGACGCAAGGGGCTTCGGCGGCGAACAAGGGGACCGTTTTCGTGGCGTTGGTGCCCGCGAAAGAGCGCTCGGCCAATACCTCGCAGGTGAAAGAAAAGGTGCGTGAGTTCTTCAAGGGAGATACGTCGGGTACGATCTTTTCGGTCGGCGATATCGATATCGGCGGTGGTAACCAAAAGATCTTCAACCTGAATTTGTTCGGCGAGAACTTGGAAGAGCTGGCGGCTTACGCGGATAAGTTCAAAGCACGTTTCGAGAAAATTCCCGGCGTCGTCGACGTCGATACGAACTTCCGGGCGGGGAAGCCCGAATTCCACGTCGCGTTTGACCGCGTGAAATCCGAGCAGCTCGGGGTCTCGACCGTGATGGCGGGAGCCGAACTGCGTGCGCGGGTTGAAGGAACGGTGGCCTCGACTTACCGTAAGGATGGTCGCGAATACGATATCCGCGTTCGTTTGGACGAACAAGATCGTGACTTGCGCAAGAACTTCAATTCGACGCTGGTTCCGAACGTCAATATGGATAAGATCCCTTTGAACCGGGTCGCCCACGGGGTCGAGAAAGTCGCGTACTCGCAGATCAACCGTTCGAACAAAGCGCGCTACATTCAGATCAATGCCGGTCTGGGGCCGGATGGCTCGCTCGGGACGGTCATGGCCGAAGCCGAACGTATCCTGAAAGAGGACCCGGAGCTCAAGATGCCCGCGGGCATCAGCTACCGCTTCCTGGGGCAGGCCGAGAACTTCCAAGAGCTCATCGCGAACATGCTCATGGCGATGTTCTTAGGGGTCGTTTTCATCTACTTGGTGCTCGCTTCGCTGTACGAGAGCTTCGTGACGCCGTTTGCGATCTTGCTGGCGCTGCCGCTGGCGATCTGCGGGGCGATGGTCGCTTTGTTCATGTTCGGCAAGTCGATCGACTTGTTCAGTATGATCGGGATCGTGCTATTGCTCGGGGTCGTGGCCAAGAACTCCATCCTTCTGGTCGATTACACGAACCAGATGATGGATCAAGGTGTCGATCGCACGAAAGCGCTGATCGAGGCGGGACGCGTCCGTCTGCGCCCGATCTTGATGACGTCGCTCGCGCTGATCGCGGGAATGATTCCGATCGCTTACGGTCTGAACGAAGCGTCGGCGCAGCGGACTTCGATGGGGATCGCGATCATCGGGGGTCTGATCAGTTCGACGATTTTGACTCTGGTCGTGGTGCCGGCGGCGTTCGGTTACATCGACGACTTCCGGATCTTCTTCCACCGCAAGATCTTGCGTCGGAAGGACTACAATCCCCACGGTCAGGGGCCGACGCCTCCGACCTCCTCCACGAACGGTCATCACGACCTGCCGATGGCGAAGTAAAAAGAAAAACCCGGCTCCGGCCGGGTTTTTTTATGCGTGACCGCGATGACCGTACAGACCGCGCATCGCGCGCAGTTCGTTGATGCGGTACTGGTAAAGTCCCCAGTCGTCACGGAAGCGGATCGCATCCCAGATCGCCTCGATCTCATCGATCAAAAGAGTGACCGGCGCCGTGCGGGTGAAATAAGGGTCTTGCGCGTGGTTCGCGTTCGCGATTTGGTAGTCGTTCCATTGACGCATGAATTCTTGCGCCCGCGCGGATTGGTAGGCGGGAAGCGAGTCGGGGCTCACGTTGCGGCCGCGATAGAAATCGAAAAAGGTCCGTTCGAACGGTGCGCGGCTTTCGGCGAGGAAGTCAAAAAGCGCGATCAAGAGCGCCTCGTCATGATCTTCGCCGCGTGATTTGATGTTCAGACGCCGGCAGAGATGCGCGCGGGCCTTCGCGTGCAGCACGTTTTGGTAGTAAGGCCCGATCTCTTCCAGATTCAATTGCGGTTCGAGCACGCGCAGGCAAAAGCCCAATTGGTGCAAATTCCAAAGCACCGCGTGGGGCTGCTCGCCGTACGCGTAAAGTCCCGACTGATCAAAGTACGCCGCCGTGAACGTCGGGTCGTAATGGGGTAGAAAGCGGAACGGACCGTAGTCGAAACTTTCCCCGGTGATGTTCATGTTGTCGGTGTTCAGGACTCCGTGGACGAAGCCCGCCATCATCCACTGCGCGACCAAATCGGCGGTCCGGTGAATGACCTGGGTGAAAAGTTCGGTGACTTCGCCTTTTTGCGTGAACGCGTTTTCGAACGGCGGGCGCACCAGATGCTCCCGCGTATAGGCGAACAGTTTGTGAAGTTGCGCCGTCTGCTGCAGGTAAGTGACGCGTTGGAACGTCCCGAAGCGGATATGGGAATGACTGAAGCGGGTCAGCACCGCCGAACGAGTGGGCGAGGGCTCGTCGTTTCGTTGCAGCTCTTCGCCCGTTTCGAAAAAGGCGAGCGTGCGACTGGTGCGCACGCCGAGCGATTCCAAGAGTTCGGTGGCGAGGCTTTCGCGAACGGCGCCCTTCAGTGTCAGTCGTCCATCGCCGCGACGAGAGTAGGGCGTTTGCCCGGAGCCTTTGGTGCCGAGCTCCCACAGGACGTCACCCTCTTTGAATTGCGCGAAGCTAAATCCGCGACCGTCACCGAGCTCGGGATTGTATTGTTGGAATTGGTGTCCATGATAACGAAGCGCGAGGGGCTGCGGGAGCGAGCCGGGAACGGGTTGGAACTCTCCTAGGTGTGTCTTCAGTTCGCTCGCGCCCCAGCGCAGCTGATCGCAGAGGCTGGGGTTGTAGTAGCGCAGCTCCAAGCGGGGAAATTTCGCGGCCTCGACCGGATCGTAAAAGTCGGGGCCGAGGTCCAGAAGAGTTGAGCTAGGAAGCAGTGAAGAGTTCGTCACGCGCGCCTCGCAAAATAATCGAAATTTGCGGGGAGAGGGAGCATTGCGCGCAGCGCAAGTGAAAAGCAGTTGAGAATGGGGTGAGAATCAATTGAGAATAGCTCTGCCGAGCTTTGGAATCGGCTCTCCACTCGAAAGGAGTCTCTTATGACCACTCGTCGTCAACTGCTGAAAACTCTCCCGGCCATCGTGGGTGTCGGTCTGCTCGGAGGCGCCAGTCTCGCCTCGGCTCAAGAACGTCGTCGCGCGAAGAAGGCGGACGCCGGAGGCGCCGCGGGCGCACTGCCGCCTGTCGATCCCGCGAAGGATCCCATGGCGAAGTCGGTGAACTACGTCGAGAAGCACGCGGATATGAAAAAAGCCGAGCTGAAAACCGAGCGCCAAAGCGTCGCTTGGGACAAGCAGTTCTGCAACAACTGCCAGCTTCACACCGTCGTCGCCGGTCAAACGGCACGTGTGGGCTGTACGCTCTTCAGCGGCAAAACCGTCGCCGCCGAGGGCTGGTGCAGCAGTTGGGCAAAGAAATCGTGAATTGACACGCACTCCCCCCTTTCCTAACGTGGGAGCGATTTCGGAGGTGGGAGCCAGTGCGACCGATTTCATTTCTAGTCCTGTGCTTGGCGCTGAGTTTGGTCGGCGCCTCCGCGCATGCGCTTCCCGTGCGCATCACGGAAAATTCCGTCGAGATCGCGATCAATCAACAGTACGCGATCTATTTACGTCCCCAAGGGATCTCGCTGCGGGGAATTCAACTTCATTGGGTCGAGGACGTTCAAGTCTCGGACAAAGGCCGCATCGAGCGTTCCGACATCGGTTCGGTGATCAAGGCTGCGGACGCCATCGGCAATCCCATCGAAATTCAGTGCGTCTCGTCCTTCGTTTCGCAGAACGAGCGTCTGGTGTTCGATCCGCGTTTGGCTTTGAATCCGTCGTGCATCGTGAACACGACGCCGTCGCCCATGAGCGAAGCCGACTTCTCGGTCGCCGAGTGGTATCCCCATGCCGGCGCCGTGGATCGTTATTCGTTCCACGCTCTTTATGATGCCTTCGATCTGTTCCTGACCCGGCGTGGGTACTATACGCCGTCGTGGAACCGCGACTCTTGGATTTTGCGGGCCAAGGTGAACTCCTCTTTGAACGTCGACCGGCTTTGGATCTTCGCGAGCGCCCTCATCGATCGCGAGTCCTTGAACATCGAAAAACGCGCCGACTGTCACGGCGAAGTCTATCGCCAGCCCACGGGCAAACATAACGGCGACATCGAGTTGGCCGACGCGTGGGGCGTTTCGCCCTCGTACACCTGCCGAATTCAGATTTATCGTTACTCCAAGATTTGTTACGGTCCTCAGCCCGGGGATTGCGAGTACGAATGGGCGCCTTGCGAAGGCGCGGCCTGCACCCCCTAAAATAAAAAAGGCACCCCGCAGGGTGCCTTTTTTATTCGTTCTCTTTGTCGACGGCAGTCTTACGCGGAGTCGCGCAGCGCGCGGCGCAGGATTTTACCGACGTTCGTTTTCGGAAGTTCGCTGCGGAACTCGACCTGCTTCGGAACCTTGTAGTTCGTCAGGCTTTGCTTCGCGTGTTTGATCACGTCTTCGGCCTTGAGGTTCGGATCTTTGCGCACGACGAAGGCTTTGACCGCTTCGCCGGTGTCCTCGTTGGGGACGCCGACCACGGCGACTTCAAGGACGCCCGGGTGGCTGGCGATCGCCTCTTCCACCTCGTTCGGATAGACGTTGAAGCCCGAGACGAGGATCATGTCCTTCTTGCGATCGACGATTTTGAAGTAACCGTTCTCCATCATGACGGCCATGTCGCCCGTGCGCAGCCATCCGTCGTTCAAAACTTTCGCGGTTTCGTCCGGACGTTTGTAGTAACCCTGCATGACCTGCGGTCCTTGGATGCAGAGTTCGCCTTCCTCGCCCACCGCGACTTCTTTGCCGTCGTCGTCGACGACTTTGACCACGGTCGAGGGAAGCGGGATGCCGATGGTGC
Protein-coding regions in this window:
- a CDS encoding YdiU family protein, coding for MTNSSLLPSSTLLDLGPDFYDPVEAAKFPRLELRYYNPSLCDQLRWGASELKTHLGEFQPVPGSLPQPLALRYHGHQFQQYNPELGDGRGFSFAQFKEGDVLWELGTKGSGQTPYSRRGDGRLTLKGAVRESLATELLESLGVRTSRTLAFFETGEELQRNDEPSPTRSAVLTRFSHSHIRFGTFQRVTYLQQTAQLHKLFAYTREHLVRPPFENAFTQKGEVTELFTQVIHRTADLVAQWMMAGFVHGVLNTDNMNITGESFDYGPFRFLPHYDPTFTAAYFDQSGLYAYGEQPHAVLWNLHQLGFCLRVLEPQLNLEEIGPYYQNVLHAKARAHLCRRLNIKSRGEDHDEALLIALFDFLAESRAPFERTFFDFYRGRNVSPDSLPAYQSARAQEFMRQWNDYQIANANHAQDPYFTRTAPVTLLIDEIEAIWDAIRFRDDWGLYQYRINELRAMRGLYGHRGHA
- a CDS encoding TolC family protein — its product is MKSKLKAVLQPELWLIPLAALVCVDAQAQGAKVTPVKPTAIRKDAGPTIDLSAFLEQVGQRNGNFRALQSSREAAVARRLQGDLELSPVFTANAQAVDDKRPQIFGPAFSLTGTKNQEVSLGLSKKFSTGTQASLTGSVSETTTTLAMAGAPESSTTNAIGGLGLSVSQSLWKDFFGTSTDLRRERESLIEKAETQGLDLQTRQVLIEAEGAFWDHLYLKEEIRQREDSLARAKRIETWVRNRASNGIGDRADVLNAQGLVAGRELQLLNSEDELRASEEKIRDLLEMGAAEPLPNLAGNLEGARSPQAFIDGAIRARGETADSAAQVVRLDAYLSVLEARTKAVVAREVAEGVKPDLVLQGMYKTNSVEDGMSAAFSGVTDPAKPTTMVGVKFTYLLDGGVKDAARNSAKMESLAAEQRQSRKLMESQTSWEELQRRHAELTKKIDAAAKSSTIQTQKADAERDRLAKGRTITSTVILAEQDAAESQLSLAKMRAEQRKLESQGRLFIQISEQLSEAK
- a CDS encoding efflux RND transporter permease subunit gives rise to the protein MNLASLSIKRPIFITCIVSLMLILGFFSLKKMPVDLFPDVTFPIVFVQTIYPGASPVDVEKLIVKPIEDELGSLSGLKTLTSTAAESVGYVILEFQLGTDVKDAEQQVRQRLGNIQRTLPADMETPIVRRFDPADQAIIRLAVISEMPPAELFDMVDELVKPQFETIDGVGQVDIIGGRKREIQVLVDKKKVEDRRLSLSQIADKIRATSKDVPVGKLDSGKSEMSYRASGEFESIGSINNVNVSFFGSDVSTPLSQVARVVEGLEEETAFSTLMTRGGNFERKPAIFLDVFKQSGGNSVAVVDQVLSRLGKVNETLAAKGISAKIERVRDTAGPIRLNIFDVTESIVIGIILCVVVVLFFLGSFRSTFITGMALPNSLLGGFVLMYAMGFSINIMSLLALSLAVGLLIDDAIVVRENIFRHLEMGKSPKDAALEGTSEVALAVVATTLVVIAVFGPIAFLDGIIGQFFRQFGLTVCFTMLISLFDAFTVAPMLSAYMAAPVHGEKKGFWNSIFKKFDAFQTKLENVYVVILKWVMRYRMVTLGGAVVIFVASMSLVAFIPKTFLPAGDNGEFAVMVELPVGSSMSQTKETVKAVEDRLKELSEIELMATVVGSTQGASAANKGTVFVALVPAKERSANTSQVKEKVREFFKGDTSGTIFSVGDIDIGGGNQKIFNLNLFGENLEELAAYADKFKARFEKIPGVVDVDTNFRAGKPEFHVAFDRVKSEQLGVSTVMAGAELRARVEGTVASTYRKDGREYDIRVRLDEQDRDLRKNFNSTLVPNVNMDKIPLNRVAHGVEKVAYSQINRSNKARYIQINAGLGPDGSLGTVMAEAERILKEDPELKMPAGISYRFLGQAENFQELIANMLMAMFLGVVFIYLVLASLYESFVTPFAILLALPLAICGAMVALFMFGKSIDLFSMIGIVLLLGVVAKNSILLVDYTNQMMDQGVDRTKALIEAGRVRLRPILMTSLALIAGMIPIAYGLNEASAQRTSMGIAIIGGLISSTILTLVVVPAAFGYIDDFRIFFHRKILRRKDYNPHGQGPTPPTSSTNGHHDLPMAK
- a CDS encoding high-potential iron-sulfur protein yields the protein MTTRRQLLKTLPAIVGVGLLGGASLASAQERRRAKKADAGGAAGALPPVDPAKDPMAKSVNYVEKHADMKKAELKTERQSVAWDKQFCNNCQLHTVVAGQTARVGCTLFSGKTVAAEGWCSSWAKKS